One Deltaproteobacteria bacterium genomic region harbors:
- the fsa gene encoding fructose-6-phosphate aldolase has product MKFFIDTADIKEIEEANARGWVDGVTTNPTLVAKTGKTNADCIADICRIVKGPVSAEVISLTADKMYEEGRQLAKIADNVVVKIPMCEEGLVAVRRFAAEGIKTNVTLIFSPLQALMVAKAGASLVSPFVGRLDDVSSNGMDLISNMKTIFDNYNYKTEILVASIRHPIHVLEAGLIGADIVTCPLKVIKQLVNHPLTDAGIQQFLKDAEKVPK; this is encoded by the coding sequence ATGAAATTCTTCATCGACACAGCGGATATTAAAGAAATCGAAGAAGCCAACGCACGCGGTTGGGTCGACGGAGTTACCACCAACCCGACGTTGGTTGCTAAAACTGGAAAAACAAACGCGGACTGCATCGCGGATATTTGCCGCATTGTGAAAGGCCCGGTTTCTGCGGAAGTCATCAGCCTTACAGCTGATAAAATGTACGAAGAAGGTCGTCAGCTTGCGAAGATCGCTGACAACGTTGTCGTAAAAATCCCGATGTGCGAAGAAGGTCTAGTTGCGGTTCGAAGATTTGCGGCTGAGGGAATCAAGACGAATGTCACGCTCATCTTTTCTCCATTGCAAGCGTTGATGGTGGCAAAAGCGGGCGCTTCGCTGGTTTCACCATTTGTCGGTCGTCTCGACGACGTATCGTCAAACGGCATGGACCTGATCAGCAACATGAAGACGATTTTCGACAACTACAATTACAAGACTGAAATCCTGGTCGCGAGTATTCGTCATCCTATTCACGTGCTGGAGGCCGGCTTAATTGGAGCTGACATCGTAACTTGCCCACTCAAAGTGATTAAGCAGCTGGTTAATCACCCGCTGACAGATGCGGGTATTCAGCAGTTCTTAAAAGATGCGGAGAAGGTACCTAAGTGA
- a CDS encoding 4-hydroxy-tetrahydrodipicolinate reductase, whose amino-acid sequence MKPVNVIVVGRSGRMGLEIEAVAKDSGLVNIVGGVGREPDGLEACFLALEKAGQLVDVVIDFSLPVATVDVTKVCVRRKIPLVSGVTGLSEAERNALSHAGSDIPVLYSANMSIGVQILAKALDALKGVDGFDLSIEETHHRHKRDRPSGTALLIDDELLKRTGKRASEIVSLRGGGVVGDHRVLAFSDSEVLTFGHQALNRAVFARGACRAARWIVGKPAGSYSLADTLG is encoded by the coding sequence GTGAAGCCCGTTAACGTTATCGTTGTTGGTCGATCTGGGCGCATGGGCCTTGAGATCGAAGCTGTCGCTAAAGATTCTGGCCTGGTGAATATTGTCGGAGGCGTGGGGCGTGAGCCCGACGGCCTTGAGGCGTGTTTCTTAGCCCTCGAAAAAGCGGGGCAGCTCGTAGATGTAGTGATTGATTTTTCGCTACCGGTAGCGACCGTCGATGTAACCAAGGTGTGTGTACGGCGAAAGATACCACTCGTTAGTGGCGTTACTGGGTTGTCCGAAGCCGAGCGAAATGCTTTGTCTCACGCGGGTAGCGACATTCCAGTTTTATATTCGGCCAACATGAGTATTGGAGTGCAAATTTTAGCGAAGGCACTGGATGCGCTAAAGGGCGTTGATGGCTTTGATTTGTCGATCGAAGAAACCCATCATCGTCACAAACGTGACCGACCAAGTGGGACCGCACTTTTAATTGACGATGAGCTTTTGAAGCGAACCGGGAAAAGGGCGAGTGAAATCGTTAGCCTCCGGGGCGGCGGTGTAGTCGGAGATCATCGGGTCCTGGCGTTTTCAGATTCAGAAGTTCTAACGTTTGGGCACCAGGCCCTAAATCGTGCCGTATTTGCTCGAGGTGCCTGTCGCGCAGCGCGTTGGATCGTTGGCAAACCAGCCGGCAGTTACAGTCTTGCAGACACCTTGGGCTGA
- a CDS encoding 4-hydroxy-tetrahydrodipicolinate synthase has translation MSTTDFSRSAPNFSGVYTALITPFFKGEVDWTSLKKLVRSQIDGGVTGIVVSGTTGESPTITMAEKKQIFDFIRSESSGALKLVMGTGSNSTAETVAATKAAKEWGAAGALVVVPYYNKPSQRGLFEHFAKVATESSLPIILYNVPGRTITKLELATIQELAKVNGIVAIKEATGDIEFGRAIASTTSLLLSSGDDGTCLMLAGAGGKGVISVISHLIPKDFSNWMKRATNGESEVCSREFASRFGALNEALYVEANPIPLKYALYKMGIIASPELRLPLTELDEKYRAKVDQLLKQGGLA, from the coding sequence GTGTCCACGACAGATTTTTCTAGGTCCGCGCCAAATTTTTCGGGAGTCTATACGGCCTTGATCACGCCCTTTTTTAAGGGAGAAGTTGACTGGACATCGCTAAAAAAATTAGTTCGCAGTCAAATTGACGGTGGGGTCACAGGCATCGTTGTCAGCGGGACGACGGGTGAGAGTCCAACGATTACAATGGCCGAGAAAAAACAGATTTTTGATTTTATTCGAAGCGAGTCTTCAGGTGCGTTGAAGCTTGTGATGGGTACGGGATCAAACAGCACGGCGGAAACTGTTGCCGCAACCAAAGCGGCTAAAGAATGGGGGGCAGCGGGAGCACTTGTTGTTGTCCCTTATTACAACAAACCCTCGCAGCGAGGACTTTTTGAGCATTTCGCGAAAGTCGCGACCGAAAGCTCTCTACCCATCATCCTTTACAATGTTCCGGGTCGCACAATCACAAAGCTTGAGCTCGCGACGATTCAAGAGCTCGCTAAGGTTAACGGAATCGTGGCGATCAAAGAGGCAACTGGCGATATCGAATTCGGTCGAGCCATTGCCTCGACGACAAGCCTGCTTTTATCGAGCGGCGACGACGGCACATGTTTGATGCTCGCTGGTGCTGGCGGAAAAGGCGTGATCTCGGTCATTTCACATTTGATTCCGAAGGACTTCTCTAACTGGATGAAGCGAGCAACCAACGGTGAGAGCGAAGTTTGCAGTCGCGAATTTGCCTCCCGCTTCGGAGCGCTCAATGAGGCGCTCTATGTCGAGGCCAATCCAATTCCTCTTAAATATGCTCTTTATAAAATGGGGATCATTGCGAGCCCCGAACTTCGCTTGCCGCTAACAGAGCTTGATGAAAAATATCGTGCGAAAGTGGACCAACTTCTTAAACAAGGCGGCTTGGCGTGA
- the dapF gene encoding diaminopimelate epimerase: protein MSAVAPNLKIMTKLVAAGNDFLFVESVAGITSRLTREEIVKVCDRHFGIGADGLVVMQPQSESMTKWYFYNSDGSRAAMCGNAARAAAAWLQKAKAKFPHQLQTEFGTVILNALTEGSYSAEVNYTHRPLKQQLLPSGAVLIDTGVPHAVLEVDQDVMKLSDRNFAIQYRWPTEAGPAGANVTFFRRVSANSIEAITFERGVEDYTLSCGTGVLAAATVASSNNWPPAGIQVRNPGGLLKVLAPNFPHSLVLVGPAQSVFEVSHPIEL, encoded by the coding sequence ATGTCGGCTGTTGCGCCGAATTTGAAAATCATGACGAAGCTGGTTGCAGCGGGTAACGATTTTCTGTTCGTGGAATCTGTCGCGGGAATTACCTCAAGACTGACGCGAGAAGAAATCGTGAAAGTCTGCGATCGCCACTTTGGAATTGGCGCAGATGGTCTCGTTGTCATGCAGCCACAGAGCGAATCTATGACGAAGTGGTATTTCTATAATAGCGATGGATCACGCGCGGCTATGTGTGGAAATGCAGCGCGGGCGGCGGCGGCGTGGTTGCAAAAAGCAAAAGCGAAATTCCCCCACCAGCTGCAAACAGAATTCGGAACTGTGATTCTGAACGCACTGACAGAGGGGTCTTATTCTGCCGAAGTGAACTACACTCACCGACCCCTCAAGCAGCAGCTCCTACCCTCTGGAGCTGTGCTTATAGATACCGGCGTGCCGCACGCGGTTTTGGAAGTTGACCAGGATGTAATGAAATTGTCGGATCGAAATTTTGCAATTCAGTATCGATGGCCGACTGAGGCTGGACCCGCCGGAGCGAATGTCACCTTTTTCCGCCGCGTTTCGGCGAACTCTATCGAAGCGATCACTTTCGAGCGAGGCGTTGAAGACTACACGCTTTCTTGCGGGACCGGAGTGTTGGCGGCTGCGACGGTCGCCTCATCGAACAATTGGCCGCCGGCAGGAATTCAAGTAAGAAATCCCGGGGGACTCTTGAAAGTCCTTGCCCCGAATTTTCCACATTCTTTGGTGCTTGTCGGACCTGCGCAATCGGTGTTCGAAGTTTCGCACCCGATTGAGCTTTAA